One Oceanicoccus sagamiensis genomic region harbors:
- the radC gene encoding RadC family protein: protein MAITDWHPTERPREKLIKQGPAALSDPELLAIFLRTGAPGLTAVDLARLLINQYGSLRGLLAADYDRFCQGRGLGEAKYTQLQAVLEMSRRHMYEQMSRGDGLTSPSLTRQYLSNRLSGKPQEQFCCLFMDSQHRVIAFETLFYGTIDGASVYPREVLRRCLDHHAAAVILAHNHPSGFAEPSQADIRITRTLVDALNLVDIRVLDHFVVGDGELVSFAERGLI, encoded by the coding sequence ATGGCAATTACCGATTGGCACCCCACTGAACGACCCCGTGAAAAACTGATTAAGCAAGGCCCCGCGGCTTTATCCGACCCTGAGTTACTGGCTATATTCCTGCGCACGGGAGCACCGGGGCTCACCGCGGTAGATTTAGCACGGCTGTTAATTAATCAATATGGCAGCCTCAGGGGGCTGCTGGCTGCTGATTATGACCGGTTCTGTCAGGGCCGAGGTCTGGGCGAAGCCAAATATACCCAGTTGCAGGCGGTGCTGGAAATGTCCCGTCGACATATGTACGAGCAAATGAGCCGGGGGGATGGTTTAACTAGCCCGAGCCTCACTCGTCAATACCTGTCGAACCGCCTTAGCGGTAAGCCCCAGGAGCAGTTCTGCTGCCTGTTTATGGATAGTCAGCATCGGGTTATCGCCTTTGAAACGCTATTCTATGGCACGATCGACGGGGCCAGTGTTTATCCCAGAGAGGTGCTTAGGCGCTGTTTAGATCATCATGCCGCGGCGGTAATCCTCGCGCACAACCACCCGAGTGGCTTCGCTGAGCCCAGCCAGGCCGATATCAGAATTACCCGTACTCTGGTTGATGCTTTAAACTTGGTGGATATCCGAGTGCTGGACCATTTTGTGGTCGGCGATGGTGAATTAGTCTCTTTTGCGGAAAGAGGGCTTATTTGA
- the rpmB gene encoding 50S ribosomal protein L28 — protein sequence MSRVCQVTGKRPVTGNNVSHAKNRTRRRFLPNLHRHRFWVESENRFVSLRVSAKGMRIIDKKGIDTVLADCRARGEKV from the coding sequence ATGTCCAGAGTATGTCAGGTTACCGGCAAGCGCCCAGTAACAGGAAACAACGTTTCCCACGCAAAAAATCGTACGCGTCGTCGTTTTTTGCCCAACTTGCACCGTCATCGTTTTTGGGTAGAGAGCGAGAACCGCTTTGTTTCACTGCGTGTATCTGCAAAAGGTATGCGTATCATTGATAAAAAGGGTATCGATACAGTACTAGCTGATTGTCGCGCCCGTGGCGAGAAGGTATAA
- the rpmG gene encoding 50S ribosomal protein L33 produces MAKSARDKIKLVSTAGTGHFYTTDKNKRNTPDKMVFKKYDPVVRKHVEYKESKIK; encoded by the coding sequence ATGGCTAAAAGCGCACGCGATAAGATCAAATTGGTTTCTACTGCTGGTACAGGTCACTTCTACACCACAGATAAGAACAAACGCAACACGCCTGACAAGATGGTATTTAAGAAATACGACCCTGTTGTTCGTAAGCACGTTGAATATAAAGAATCTAAAATCAAGTAA
- a CDS encoding YfhL family 4Fe-4S dicluster ferredoxin gives MALLITDECINCDVCEPVCPNEAIYQGDEIYEIEPSRCTECVGHFDEPQCQTVCPVDCIPLDPDHLETQDELHTKYKNLIAAS, from the coding sequence ATGGCCCTGTTAATTACCGATGAATGTATTAATTGCGATGTCTGCGAGCCGGTCTGCCCCAATGAGGCCATCTATCAGGGCGATGAGATCTATGAGATTGAGCCATCGCGATGTACCGAGTGTGTCGGCCACTTTGATGAACCCCAGTGCCAAACCGTCTGCCCGGTGGACTGTATCCCGCTAGATCCGGACCACCTTGAAACCCAGGACGAATTGCATACCAAATATAAAAACCTGATTGCCGCCAGCTAG
- the coaD gene encoding pantetheine-phosphate adenylyltransferase: protein MTTVIYPGTFNPITNGHIDLVERAAKLFDKVVLGIAYSQKKQPMFDLEQRIGLCQQALAHLDNIEVCGFSELLVNFAANKGSTTVLRGVRSMKDFEYEMQMADMNRAMQTNFETIFLPPSPGLACISSSLVREIAAMGGDVSQFVPAVVNTALNDRFSA, encoded by the coding sequence ATGACTACCGTGATTTATCCCGGCACCTTTAACCCAATTACCAACGGCCATATTGATTTGGTGGAAAGAGCCGCCAAGCTATTCGATAAGGTGGTACTGGGGATTGCCTATAGCCAGAAGAAGCAGCCGATGTTTGATCTGGAGCAGCGGATTGGGCTATGCCAACAGGCACTGGCCCATTTGGATAATATCGAAGTCTGTGGTTTTAGTGAGCTGCTGGTCAATTTCGCCGCCAACAAAGGCAGTACCACGGTGCTGCGGGGTGTCCGCTCAATGAAGGACTTTGAGTATGAAATGCAGATGGCGGATATGAACCGCGCCATGCAAACTAATTTTGAGACTATTTTCCTGCCCCCTTCACCGGGGCTGGCCTGTATCTCTTCTTCGCTGGTCCGCGAGATAGCCGCTATGGGCGGCGATGTTAGCCAATTTGTTCCCGCGGTGGTCAACACGGCACTGAATGACCGCTTCAGCGCCTAA
- the rsmD gene encoding 16S rRNA (guanine(966)-N(2))-methyltransferase RsmD, translating into MSKAKTRRSANAPSNQLRIIGGQWRGRKLSFPSVDGLRPTTDRVRETVFNWLSADIHGAQCLDLFAGSGALGLEALSRGASLVDLVDNAQSATRQLRDNLQLLDANHGHVSQANAADWLQQNAGNRYDVIFLDPPFRQDLAQRCIQLIDQQAMLKPDGWLYLEMGKDEALPELPPQWLLHREKTAGQVCYRLYKLPRQV; encoded by the coding sequence ATGAGTAAAGCAAAGACCAGGCGATCAGCTAACGCCCCCTCGAATCAACTGCGGATAATCGGTGGCCAGTGGCGTGGCCGCAAACTCAGCTTTCCCTCAGTTGATGGCCTACGCCCGACCACTGACCGGGTCCGTGAAACGGTTTTTAATTGGCTGAGCGCAGATATCCATGGCGCCCAATGCCTCGATCTTTTTGCTGGCAGCGGTGCACTGGGGCTGGAAGCCCTGTCACGGGGTGCCAGTCTGGTGGACCTGGTGGATAACGCCCAATCGGCGACCCGTCAGTTGCGGGATAATCTACAGCTGCTCGACGCCAACCATGGGCATGTATCACAGGCTAATGCCGCTGACTGGTTACAACAGAACGCTGGCAACCGCTATGACGTTATTTTCCTCGACCCACCATTCCGACAAGACCTCGCCCAGCGCTGTATTCAACTGATTGATCAACAAGCCATGCTTAAGCCTGATGGCTGGCTGTATCTGGAAATGGGCAAGGACGAAGCCCTGCCTGAGCTACCGCCCCAATGGCTGCTGCATAGAGAGAAAACCGCCGGCCAGGTCTGCTACCGCTTATATAAATTGCCAAGACAGGTATAA
- the ftsY gene encoding signal recognition particle-docking protein FtsY codes for MKFFDRFKSKSEADSESEESPVVDNTGPESEVVAVAETDESSVVIAEPEAPAEQVSAGFFSRLKKGLKRTSSSFSSGMGTLFLGKKEIDDELLEDLETQLLVADVGIEATQSIMDNLAQQVSRKELFDAEALYQSLQKELAALLKPSVKPLTIDTGKKPYVILMVGVNGVGKTTTIGKLTKRFQAEGKSVMLAAGDTFRAAAVEQLQVWGERNDVPVVAQHTGADSASVIFDAVQAAQSRNVDILIADTAGRLHNKDNLMEELKKVVRVMGKLDDTAPHEVMLVLDAGTGQNALSQAKSFQEVVGVTGLTLTKLDGTAKGGIIFAISKQLGLPIRFIGVGEQVDDLRPFIAEEFVEALFDDEE; via the coding sequence ATGAAGTTTTTTGATCGTTTTAAATCCAAGTCTGAAGCTGATAGCGAGAGTGAAGAGAGCCCCGTCGTTGACAATACCGGGCCAGAGAGCGAGGTGGTCGCAGTAGCAGAGACCGATGAGTCCTCTGTGGTTATTGCCGAACCCGAAGCGCCAGCCGAGCAGGTTTCTGCTGGATTTTTCTCTCGTCTTAAAAAAGGCCTTAAGCGAACCAGCAGCAGTTTTTCCAGCGGCATGGGTACCTTGTTTCTGGGTAAAAAAGAAATTGACGATGAGCTGCTGGAAGATCTTGAAACGCAATTGCTGGTCGCCGATGTGGGTATCGAAGCCACACAGTCTATTATGGACAATCTCGCGCAACAGGTTTCCCGTAAAGAACTCTTTGATGCCGAAGCGCTTTACCAATCGCTGCAAAAAGAATTAGCGGCATTGCTAAAGCCTTCGGTAAAACCGCTGACTATCGATACCGGCAAAAAGCCCTATGTGATTTTAATGGTGGGTGTAAACGGCGTGGGTAAAACCACCACCATCGGTAAACTCACCAAACGTTTCCAGGCCGAAGGCAAAAGCGTTATGTTAGCCGCTGGTGATACCTTTCGTGCGGCGGCGGTTGAACAATTGCAAGTGTGGGGTGAGCGCAATGATGTTCCCGTTGTTGCCCAGCATACCGGTGCCGATAGTGCTTCTGTGATCTTTGATGCGGTACAGGCCGCGCAATCGCGCAATGTTGATATATTGATTGCCGATACCGCTGGTCGCCTGCACAATAAAGACAACCTAATGGAAGAGCTAAAGAAAGTTGTTCGAGTAATGGGTAAACTGGATGATACCGCTCCCCATGAAGTGATGCTGGTATTGGATGCCGGTACAGGACAAAATGCCCTGTCGCAGGCGAAAAGCTTCCAAGAGGTTGTGGGGGTTACCGGTTTAACTCTGACCAAGCTTGATGGCACTGCCAAAGGCGGGATTATTTTTGCCATCAGCAAACAGCTGGGTTTACCGATACGATTTATTGGCGTGGGTGAACAGGTCGATGACCTTAGGCCCTTTATCGCTGAAGAGTTTGTTGAAGCTTTATTCGACGACGAAGAATAA
- the ftsE gene encoding cell division ATP-binding protein FtsE yields the protein MIQFDQVSKRYPGGHEALKSVSFTIEPNEMVFLTGHSGAGKSTLLKLMMVMERPTQGQVLVDGQNLRGLPARKIPALRRDIGVVFQNHQLLFDRTVFDNIALPLVIAGYQPREVGRRVRAALDKVGLLSKEKQMPVTLSGGEQQRVGIARAVVNKPKILLADEPTGNLDPELSAEIMHLFEQFNQVGVTVLIASHDLSLIARLPYRMMTLRQGEIVTAPGGVA from the coding sequence ATGATACAGTTCGACCAAGTCAGCAAGCGTTACCCCGGCGGTCATGAGGCGCTCAAGTCTGTAAGTTTTACTATTGAGCCTAATGAAATGGTTTTTTTAACCGGCCATAGTGGCGCCGGTAAAAGTACCTTGCTCAAATTAATGATGGTAATGGAGCGGCCAACTCAGGGGCAGGTATTAGTCGACGGGCAAAACCTGCGCGGCCTGCCCGCAAGAAAAATTCCCGCACTGCGCCGTGATATCGGTGTTGTATTCCAGAACCATCAATTATTATTTGATCGCACCGTGTTCGATAATATTGCGCTGCCCTTAGTGATTGCCGGCTACCAGCCCAGAGAAGTGGGGCGCAGAGTTCGTGCTGCTCTCGATAAAGTGGGTTTGCTGAGTAAAGAGAAACAAATGCCAGTGACCTTGTCTGGAGGTGAACAGCAGCGCGTGGGTATCGCCCGGGCGGTCGTCAACAAGCCCAAAATTCTATTGGCGGATGAGCCAACCGGTAACCTTGACCCGGAATTGTCCGCTGAAATTATGCATCTGTTTGAACAGTTTAACCAAGTGGGTGTGACGGTCCTGATTGCCAGCCACGACCTTAGCCTGATTGCCCGCTTACCCTACCGGATGATGACCCTGCGCCAGGGTGAAATTGTCACTGCCCCCGGGGGTGTTGCTTGA